The following proteins come from a genomic window of Aspergillus luchuensis IFO 4308 DNA, chromosome 3, nearly complete sequence:
- a CDS encoding uncharacterized protein (COG:Q;~EggNog:ENOG410PVQY;~InterPro:IPR000269,IPR015798,IPR016182,IPR036460;~PFAM:PF01179;~go_function: GO:0005507 - copper ion binding [Evidence IEA];~go_function: GO:0008131 - primary amine oxidase activity [Evidence IEA];~go_function: GO:0048038 - quinone binding [Evidence IEA];~go_process: GO:0009308 - amine metabolic process [Evidence IEA];~go_process: GO:0055114 - oxidation-reduction process [Evidence IEA]) yields MYMRNPKNNDPDSSHYSFPLDFMVIVDLCKMEVIKIIRLPLGSDQTATAIGSAVPHRRTNPVEPEYDHRLQKNPPRTTLKPYQVIQPEGASYTVNGYLIEWEKWRFRVGFNWREGMTLHDVSFDGKSAFYRLSLSEMFVPYGDPRNPVYRKGAFDLGNVGAGVTANNLQLGCDCLGLIKYLDGCVVAKDGSPAPRPNAICIHEIDNGIQWKHTNHRTGKATVVRKRQLVLQTIITVANYEYIFMWYFDQSGELAFETRATGILSTQPIDKDAKVAWGTRVADGVMAPYHQHLFNLRIDPAVGGHKNSFASTDTVPLPWDEDLNPLGTGFITQQQILDRAGTVEDDISKGRVFKILNENVQNPVSLTPIGYKLVPHRSQMLLARPGSWHSRRSEFCESPIWVTKYKDRQLFPAGDYTNQSLGGTGIKSWISEARDSVRNDDIVIWHTYGFTHNPRVEDFPVMPAEMAQVRLSPYNFCLFNPANDVPPSTQAFNKSVELTEKPASQNSSGCCSQPKSHL; encoded by the exons ATGTACATGCGAAATCCCAAGAATAATGACCCCGATTCCAGTCATTATAGCTTCCCTCTGGATTTCATGGTCATTGTAGATCTCTGCAAGATGGAAGTGATAAAAATTATTCGTCTGCCTTTGGGATCGGACCAAACCGCCACTGCTATTGGTTCGGCTGTGCCTCATCGTCGGACCAACCCCGTCGAGCCAGAATATGATCATCGCTTGCAGAAAAACCCTCCTCGGACTACCCTAAAGCCCTACCAAGTAATTCAGCCAGAAGGGGCGTCCTATACAGTCAATGGGTACTTGATCGAATGGGAGAAATGGCGCTTCCGCGTTGGGTTCAATTGGCGTGAAG GAATGACCCTTCATGATGTGTCTTTCGATGGAAAGAGCGCCTTCTATCGCCTCTCACTTTCGGAAATGTTTGTGCCATACGGCGATCCCCGTAACCCGGTTTATCGAAAGGGTGCATTTGACCTGGGAAACGTCGGTGCAGGTGTGACTGCAAACAACCTTCAAT TGGGCTGTGACTGCCTCGGCCTCATCAAATACCTTGACGGATGTGTTGTCGCCAAAGATGGAAGCCCTGCGCCTAGGCCGAATGCTATTTGCATCCATGAGATTGATAACGGCATCCAGTGGAAGCATACCAACCACCGAACTGGAAAGGCAACGGTAGTGAGAAAGCGGCAGCTTGTCTTGCAAACGATCATCACCGTGGCCAACTatgaatatattttcatGTGGTACTTCGATCAGTCGGGAGAACTCGCCTTCGAAACCCGTGCTACGGGTATTCTCTCTACCCAGCCAATCGACAAAGATGCCAAGGTAGCCTGGGGCACCCGTGTTGCGGACGGAGTGATGGCCCCGTATCATCAGCATCTCTTCAACCTGCGTATCGATCCAGCCGTGGGCGGCCACAAGAATAGTTTTGCGTCTACCGACACTGTTCCCCTTCCCTGGGACGAGGATCTGAACCCCCTTGGTACCGGTTTTATAACCCAACAGCAGATACTTGATCGGGCAGGAACTGTGGAGGACGACATCTCGAAGGGAAGAGTCTTCAAAATTTTGAACGAGAATGTCCAAAACCCCGTGTCGTTGACTCCAATTGGGTACAAACTCGTGCCTCATCGCTCTCAA ATGCTGCTTGCTCGCCCTGGCTCCTGGCATTCGCGCCGGTCGGAATTCTGTGAGAGCCCGATCTGGGTCACGAAGTACAAGGACCGTCAGCTGTTCCCAGCGGGTGACTACACGAATCAATCCCTTGGTGGTACTGGTATCAAATCATGGATTAGCGAAGCTCGAGACTCGGTCCGAAACGATGATATTGTCATCTGGCATACTTACGGCTTCACTCATAACCCGCGTGTAGAGGACTTCCCAGTTATGCCGGCCGAAATGGCACAGGTTCGGCTGAGCCCTTATAATTTCTGCCTTTTCAACCCAGCGAACGATGTCCCTCCGTCCACACAGGCATTCAACAAGAGTGTGGAGCTTACAGAGAAGCCCGCCAGCCAGAATTCTTCCGGATGCTGCTCCCAGCCTAAGAGCCACCTGTGA
- a CDS encoding uncharacterized protein (COG:S;~EggNog:ENOG410PNHN;~InterPro:IPR027417), translated as MNPAAISRMLHDADTTNGDALAALMAPDYHSFFRVRVDSKYGRSKGLPPLNETVLPDGYLATWQLAFLIRHPALVFPSMYRADRALKDLYPSGDNPFEGLLSESYLKITLTLRWTRMLYDWCVRRKGQAHPIILDASDLIHNKSSMVKFCEQTGLDPTVLKFEWESVGPEDKSSSGDGASEQDSILQKAETSMRTTLMGSSGVLKEKAPEVVHIASEAERWKHEFGDKVANFILKRVHEAMPDYEYLRQRRLV; from the coding sequence ATGAACCCGGCCGCCATTTCTAGGATGCTGCATGATGCCGACACCACCAATGGAGATGCCTTGGCCGCTTTAATGGCGCCCGATTACCACTCATTCTTCCGGGTTCGTGTGGATAGCAAGTATGGCCGGTCGAAAGGACTTCCTCCATTGAATGAAACTGTCCTCCCAGACGGGTACCTGGCTACATGGCAACTGGCATTTCTCATCCGACATCCTGCCTTAGTTTTCCCATCGATGTACCGGGCTGATCGGGCTCTGAAGGATCTCTATCCTTCGGGTGATAATCCCTTCGAGGGTCTGTTGTCGGAGAGTTATTTGAAAATTACTCTAACTCTACGCTGGACACGGATGCTCTACGATTGGTGTGTTCGCCGGAAGGGACAGGCGCATCCAATCATTTTGGATGCCTCTGACCTTATCCATAATAAGAGCTCTATGGTAAAATTCTGCGAGCAAACGGGACTCGACCCCACAGTTTTAAAGTTTGAGTGGGAGAGTGTCGGTCCTGAGGATAAATCTTCGTCAGGAGATGGAGCTTCCGAGCAAGACTCCATACTTCAAAAAGCTGAAACTTCCATGAGAACAACTCTGATGGGATCCTCCGGGGTGTTAAAAGAGAAGGCGCCGGAGGTTGTCCATATTGCTTCGGAGGCGGAAAGGTGGAAGCATGAATTTGGCGACAAGGTGGCTAATTTTATTCTCAAGAGGGTTCACGAGGCAATGCCCGATTACGAATATCTTAGGCAACGGAGGTTGGTCTAA